The sequence GTCCGGTTGCTTTGTAATGCCACGTTACACTGTCACCATTCACATCCACCACCAGATAGCCATTCGGCGCACCACAACGATTCACTTCGCCGACCCACCAGGCTCCGCAAGCCGCGCCGATATTATGTTCGTATATCGATGGCGCTGCCTCCTCATTTTCATAAAAATGAGTATGACCGGTAAATATATGCACATTGTAATTTTTCAGTATATCCAACAGCTCTGCCGGATTTTTAATGTTTCCCGATCCATTGAATGTTCTGTTCAAAACCGGAGCATGCATATTCAGAAATACCGTGGTTCCGGGTTTTACGTAGCTTAAATCATTTTTCAGCCATTCAAGCTGATCCTGAGGAACTCGTTCCTTGTATTTTTTATCCTGAAAATAGTCGATATCGCTGATCGTTACCACATGTATTTTTCCGAGATCAAAAGAGTACGCCACAGGACCGAAAGTCGCTTCATAAATCTCTTCGGCAAAAGGCTTTGACGGATCTTCCGAATTCTGAAGACTATTATATGCCAGATTAAAATCGTGGTTTCCTATAGTAGAAAAGACCGGAACGCCCAACGAACCGATAGCCGATTTATAGGCAGGGAAAAGATCCATGGCATCCCATACGTTATCACCCAGAGTCATGACGTACACTTCGCGATTCCCCAACTGAGCAAATGTCTTTTTCAAATCGGGAACCGTTTCCTTCTGAAAACGATCCAACTGCGTGTAGTTACGCACCTGTGGATCCGACATGGCAACATATTCAAACGCAGATAAACGATCGGGACGTGTCTGCAACACAAAGTCGCATCGATTTGTTGCCTGCCCTCCGGACAGTCGGGCGTAATAGCCATCGGCCACGCCTTTGCTTGCGTGAATCCGGTAAGCCGCCGGCACCGATACAGAAACATATTTACTGCGTATCAAATCAGACGGCAGGTAATAGACTCCCGCA comes from Paludibacter jiangxiensis and encodes:
- a CDS encoding calcineurin-like phosphoesterase C-terminal domain-containing protein is translated as MRRFIECVALCCLMLLLPLAACQAQFVGGESQQLSGVVLPEKEGMTVKGIVADEAGKPVAGVVVNDGFHFTTTDAAGVYYLPSDLIRSKYVSVSVPAAYRIHASKGVADGYYARLSGGQATNRCDFVLQTRPDRLSAFEYVAMSDPQVRNYTQLDRFQKETVPDLKKTFAQLGNREVYVMTLGDNVWDAMDLFPAYKSAIGSLGVPVFSTIGNHDFNLAYNSLQNSEDPSKPFAEEIYEATFGPVAYSFDLGKIHVVTISDIDYFQDKKYKERVPQDQLEWLKNDLSYVKPGTTVFLNMHAPVLNRTFNGSGNIKNPAELLDILKNYNVHIFTGHTHFYENEEAAPSIYEHNIGAACGAWWVGEVNRCGAPNGYLVVDVNGDSVTWHYKATGQDLSYQFRVYKPGDFQMQPEYLVANVWDWDPAWKVQYYENGELRGAMEQFADEDQAFIDMKKGKPEGYKTAHLFRIKPTKGVKYIKIEVVNRFGEVYDKNIKL